Proteins from a single region of Bos javanicus breed banteng chromosome 7, ARS-OSU_banteng_1.0, whole genome shotgun sequence:
- the LOC133251450 gene encoding ovomucoid-like isoform X2: MAYFQMIRSISFFILASSIFSGIPFGISTRFEIHLPDCDKFEDTTGCTNEYFPVCASDGNTYSNACAFCNEVRKRGDQLKFISYFQC; this comes from the exons atggctTACTTTCAAATGATAAGGTCTATTTCATTCTTCATTTTGGCATCTTCCATTTTCTCTG GTATTCCCTTCGGAATTTCAACACGTTTTGAAATACATCTG CCTGACTGTGACAAGTTTGAAGATACAACGGGTTGCACCAATGAATACTTTCCTGTCTGTGCATCAGATGGCAATACATATAGCAATGCATGTGCCTTCTGCAATGAAGTTAG gaaaCGTGGTGATCAACTTAAATTTATTAGTTATTTTCAATGCTGA
- the LOC133251450 gene encoding serine protease inhibitor Kazal-type 10-like isoform X1, protein MAYFQMIRSISFFILASSIFSGIPFGISTRFEIHLPDCDKFEDTTGCTNEYFPVCASDGNTYSNACAFCNEVRASKRGFTGIEKTKDGYRVWLWSLDSSWPFRK, encoded by the exons atggctTACTTTCAAATGATAAGGTCTATTTCATTCTTCATTTTGGCATCTTCCATTTTCTCTG GTATTCCCTTCGGAATTTCAACACGTTTTGAAATACATCTG CCTGACTGTGACAAGTTTGAAGATACAACGGGTTGCACCAATGAATACTTTCCTGTCTGTGCATCAGATGGCAATACATATAGCAATGCATGTGCCTTCTGCAATGAAGTTAG AGCAAGTAAGCGTGGTTTCACTGGCATAGAGAAGACAAAGGATGGCTACAGAGTTTGGCTATGGTCACTAGACAGCTCCTGGCCCTTCAGAAAATAG